The following are encoded in a window of Candidatus Cloacimonadota bacterium genomic DNA:
- a CDS encoding alpha/beta hydrolase, with the protein MPFMDINGVSLHYLEQGSGPLHVVFGHGTLISSNIWRDFYFPRLPEDWHALAPDFRGHGSSNGVKTGCNFVQMADDIASMIRKKGFGKVTYTGLSMGGGVGLQLALRHPELLQGLVLISPVTGLGPLGNIAFTKLGKHMAGNRWLLRIGLRSVSSHKPAAEDLEKVVDEAMQVGPETLAEYLSPANRIAGVERLAWIDLPVLLLIGLKDRVIPVRQQLALGRMIPNCRVETHSGRGHALCAEEPGWVWDHLQSFCLNLPSGS; encoded by the coding sequence ATGCCGTTCATGGATATCAATGGCGTCAGCCTGCATTATCTGGAGCAAGGTTCAGGGCCTCTCCATGTGGTTTTTGGCCATGGCACCCTGATCTCTTCAAACATTTGGCGGGATTTCTACTTTCCCCGTCTGCCGGAGGACTGGCACGCCCTGGCCCCGGATTTTCGGGGTCACGGTTCTTCCAACGGCGTGAAAACAGGCTGCAACTTTGTCCAGATGGCGGATGACATCGCCTCAATGATTCGCAAAAAGGGCTTTGGAAAGGTTACTTACACAGGCCTTTCCATGGGCGGTGGAGTGGGATTGCAGCTGGCTTTGCGGCATCCGGAACTGCTGCAGGGGCTGGTTTTGATCTCTCCGGTCACCGGTCTGGGGCCCTTGGGCAACATCGCGTTCACCAAGCTGGGAAAGCATATGGCGGGCAATAGGTGGCTTCTGAGGATCGGATTGCGTTCTGTTTCGTCCCATAAGCCCGCGGCTGAGGATCTGGAGAAGGTGGTGGATGAAGCCATGCAAGTCGGTCCGGAAACCCTGGCCGAGTATCTTTCCCCAGCCAACAGGATCGCAGGGGTGGAGCGTCTGGCTTGGATAGACCTGCCGGTGTTGCTGCTGATCGGATTGAAGGACAGGGTGATACCTGTCAGGCAGCAACTGGCGTTGGGCAGGATGATCCCGAACTGCCGTGTGGAAACTCATTCCGGGCGCGGACACGCCCTTTGCGCTGAAGAACCCGGATGGGTTTGGGATCATCTTCAGAGCTTCTGC
- a CDS encoding N-formylglutamate amidohydrolase, translating into MLRSSLTLGNSALPLLATAIHNGHHLPPELLALSGISEADRLREEDPCTGEIAALFPNHIIVESSRFAIDLNRGPEKAVYLSPEDCWGLPARARPVPEPLLARLRGDYASWYSLLQYQIDRLLELHPFIVVLDLHSFNHRRGGPNAEPDPQETNPDIIIGRSNLLPKHHPAAEALCQRLNGQAYRGKALDCRQDVKFNGGYMSRWLNDRYPDRLICLAIEFKKTFMDEWTGELDRPAWAELKGLFFNRVREWLSAQYGWLLPPLA; encoded by the coding sequence GTGCTGAGATCTTCCCTAACGCTTGGCAACAGCGCTCTGCCGCTGCTGGCCACGGCCATCCACAACGGTCATCACCTGCCACCGGAACTGCTGGCGCTCAGCGGCATCAGCGAGGCTGACCGCCTCCGCGAGGAAGATCCTTGCACTGGCGAGATCGCTGCGCTTTTCCCCAACCACATCATTGTTGAAAGCTCCCGCTTCGCCATCGACCTGAACCGCGGCCCGGAAAAGGCGGTCTATCTCTCGCCTGAGGATTGCTGGGGCCTGCCGGCCCGCGCGCGACCGGTTCCGGAACCCCTTCTGGCCAGGCTGCGCGGGGATTACGCCTCCTGGTACAGTTTGCTCCAATACCAGATCGACCGGCTGCTGGAACTCCACCCCTTTATCGTGGTGCTGGACCTGCACAGCTTCAACCACCGCCGCGGCGGACCCAACGCTGAGCCCGACCCCCAGGAGACCAACCCGGATATCATCATCGGCAGGAGCAACCTGCTGCCTAAGCACCATCCGGCGGCTGAGGCCCTCTGCCAGAGGCTGAACGGCCAAGCCTACCGGGGCAAGGCGCTGGATTGCCGGCAGGATGTGAAGTTTAACGGCGGATACATGTCCCGCTGGCTCAATGACCGCTATCCGGACCGGCTCATCTGCCTGGCCATCGAGTTCAAAAAGACCTTCATGGACGAATGGACCGGAGAACTGGACCGGCCCGCCTGGGCGGAACTCAAAGGCCTGTTTTTCAATCGAGTGCGGGAATGGCTCTCCGCCCAATACGGTTGGTTGCTACCCCCTCTGGCTTGA
- a CDS encoding glycine--tRNA ligase subunit alpha — MNFQDIILTLQTYWAGQGCSLMQPYDIEMGAGTFHPATFFGALGPKPSSVAYAQPCRRPKDGRYGENPNRLQHYYQFQVIIKPSPDDIQNLYLRSLEAIGVEIAKHDIRFVEDDWESPTLGAWGLGWEVWLDGMEISQFTYFQQVAGIDCFPVSVELTYGLERLAMYIQNVDDYRQLRWNDTLLYGDYYFAREREYSEYNFSAANTALLFDLFADYEKECRELLERKLVHPAYDNLLRCSHTFNLLDARGVISVTERAAYIGRIRNLAKETAAAYLGKYS; from the coding sequence ATGAACTTTCAGGACATCATCCTCACCCTGCAAACTTACTGGGCGGGCCAGGGCTGCAGCCTGATGCAGCCTTACGACATCGAGATGGGGGCCGGTACCTTCCATCCCGCCACCTTTTTCGGCGCTTTGGGCCCCAAACCCTCTTCCGTGGCTTACGCCCAGCCCTGCCGCCGGCCCAAGGACGGCCGCTATGGCGAAAACCCCAACCGCCTGCAGCATTATTACCAATTCCAGGTGATCATCAAACCCAGTCCGGACGACATTCAAAACCTTTACCTGCGAAGCTTGGAGGCCATCGGCGTCGAGATCGCCAAACACGACATCCGCTTCGTGGAAGACGACTGGGAATCACCCACCCTGGGCGCTTGGGGTCTGGGCTGGGAGGTCTGGCTGGATGGCATGGAGATAAGCCAATTCACCTATTTCCAACAAGTTGCGGGCATCGACTGCTTCCCCGTGAGCGTTGAGCTCACCTACGGCCTGGAACGCCTGGCCATGTACATCCAGAACGTGGACGACTACCGTCAACTGCGCTGGAACGACACTCTGCTCTATGGGGATTACTATTTTGCCCGGGAGCGGGAATACTCCGAATACAACTTCAGCGCGGCCAACACCGCCCTGCTCTTCGACCTCTTCGCGGACTACGAAAAGGAATGCCGGGAACTACTGGAGAGAAAGCTGGTCCATCCCGCCTACGACAATCTTCTGCGCTGTTCCCACACCTTCAATCTGCTGGACGCCCGCGGCGTGATCAGCGTAACCGAACGCGCCGCCTACATCGGCAGGATCAGGAATCTGGCCAAAGAAACGGCCGCCGCCTACCTGGGCAAATACAGCTGA
- a CDS encoding MerR family transcriptional regulator produces the protein MKKYFYTIGEVSNLLGEKPYVIRYWESEFSFLRPRREEGRIRKYSQENIELLRRIQDMLHNQRYTIEGARQKLKEERRSSRAALPAPRVQIPEPGTAGEMKQLLRGLRSSLDEIRSACRQLRGDGK, from the coding sequence ATGAAAAAATACTTTTACACCATCGGCGAGGTTAGCAACCTGCTGGGCGAAAAACCTTATGTGATCCGCTACTGGGAAAGCGAATTCAGCTTTCTGCGCCCGCGCCGGGAGGAAGGCCGCATCCGCAAGTATTCCCAGGAAAACATCGAGCTGCTGCGCAGGATCCAGGACATGCTGCACAACCAGCGCTACACCATTGAAGGCGCGCGCCAGAAGCTGAAAGAGGAGCGCCGCAGCTCGCGTGCGGCTCTTCCCGCCCCGAGGGTTCAGATCCCGGAGCCCGGGACCGCCGGCGAAATGAAGCAGCTTCTGCGCGGCCTGCGTTCCTCACTGGATGAGATCAGGTCCGCCTGCCGCCAGCTGCGGGGGGATGGCAAATGA
- the lnt gene encoding apolipoprotein N-acyltransferase, translating into MKRNDLLLTLLSALLLALSRLPLHLGWLVFFAWLPLLRVFERGRASSRDLLRMGFIMSVAYCAIVYYWLVYVNPGAILGVMLVYIFIYYLVFYGINRIYRTLPRWRWLGFLSILITFEYVQNFGETRFPWFNQGYSLADYGLLIQAADLIGVVGLSALIICVNLLLHQLWPSLPKWLGGRGGSGSEQLEAFGKKRLWYLAALLLIFGVWIGYGWHCQANLELERHEAGIHVLQPSIPQVLKWEPEQYEASLAVFRDLTLKAAADSARLVIWPEGAMIGDLDRVSQARRDLRAIVDTARVDVFTGFQHYVHDPAHPVGTRSYNAASLFQRNDFDNELYFKNILVPVGERMLWLHLFPMLWNVNLGQANWEFGTKLVTYESGGHTFSPSICYELAFPEIFHRMAMPRDTLNGGFAKCDYLANITNDAWFGNSYGLWLHAMMTRFRAVENRIQIYRSANTGISLVVDPKGRILAKTGLNEVTTITAPLYTTPRIPLIRKIHRYPFLFVALAAILALTARIRKPRGTP; encoded by the coding sequence GTGAAACGCAATGACCTGCTGCTGACGCTGCTAAGCGCGCTGCTGCTGGCGCTGTCGCGTTTGCCGCTGCATCTGGGCTGGCTGGTGTTTTTCGCCTGGCTGCCGCTGCTGCGGGTTTTCGAACGCGGCCGGGCCAGTTCCCGCGACCTGCTGCGCATGGGCTTCATTATGTCCGTGGCCTATTGCGCCATCGTGTATTACTGGCTGGTGTATGTGAACCCCGGCGCCATCCTGGGAGTGATGCTGGTTTACATATTTATTTATTATCTGGTGTTTTACGGCATCAACCGGATCTACAGAACCCTGCCGCGCTGGCGCTGGCTGGGCTTCCTGAGCATCCTCATCACTTTCGAGTACGTCCAGAATTTCGGCGAAACCCGCTTCCCCTGGTTCAACCAGGGCTATTCCCTGGCGGATTACGGCCTCCTCATCCAGGCGGCGGACCTGATCGGGGTTGTAGGCCTCTCCGCCCTCATCATCTGCGTCAACCTGCTGCTGCACCAACTCTGGCCCAGCCTGCCAAAATGGCTGGGAGGCCGGGGTGGATCCGGCTCTGAACAGTTGGAAGCTTTCGGAAAGAAGCGGCTTTGGTATCTGGCAGCGCTGCTGCTGATCTTTGGCGTCTGGATCGGCTATGGCTGGCATTGCCAGGCCAATCTGGAGCTGGAACGTCACGAGGCCGGCATCCACGTGCTGCAGCCTTCCATTCCGCAGGTGCTGAAATGGGAGCCGGAGCAATATGAAGCGTCATTGGCCGTTTTTCGCGACCTCACCCTGAAAGCGGCCGCGGATTCAGCCCGTTTGGTGATCTGGCCGGAAGGGGCCATGATCGGCGATCTGGACCGCGTTTCCCAGGCGCGGAGAGACCTGCGCGCCATTGTGGACACCGCCCGGGTGGATGTTTTCACCGGTTTCCAACACTATGTTCACGACCCCGCCCACCCTGTGGGAACCCGCAGTTACAACGCCGCCTCGCTCTTCCAGCGCAATGATTTCGATAATGAACTCTATTTCAAGAACATCCTCGTCCCGGTGGGCGAACGCATGCTCTGGCTGCATCTTTTCCCCATGTTGTGGAACGTGAACCTCGGCCAGGCGAACTGGGAATTCGGCACCAAACTGGTCACCTACGAAAGCGGCGGCCATACCTTTTCACCTTCCATCTGCTATGAGCTGGCTTTTCCGGAGATCTTCCACCGCATGGCCATGCCGCGGGATACCTTGAATGGCGGATTCGCCAAATGCGACTATCTGGCCAACATCACCAACGACGCCTGGTTTGGCAATTCCTACGGCCTCTGGCTGCACGCGATGATGACCCGTTTCCGCGCGGTGGAAAACCGGATCCAGATCTACCGCAGCGCCAACACCGGCATCTCGCTGGTGGTGGACCCCAAGGGCAGGATCCTGGCCAAAACCGGGCTGAACGAGGTGACCACCATCACCGCGCCACTCTATACCACACCCCGGATCCCCCTCATCCGTAAAATTCACCGTTACCCCTTCCTCTTTGTGGCGCTCGCGGCCATTTTGGCCCTGACCGCCAGGATCAGAAAACCGAGAGGCACCCCATGA
- the recJ gene encoding single-stranded-DNA-specific exonuclease RecJ, with amino-acid sequence MQKEWLLQGEFSPEQRQQIKALTERLKCPRLVAELLFRKGLDTPDQIEDFFQPQLGHQHDPFLFPDMGKAVDRILSAIDRGERITIYGDYDVDGTTATTLLYLGLQRLGALIDFYIPHRMIDGYGLSLGSLDQIKESGTGLIISVDCGVNALDEIEAINARGMEIIITDHHNPKEELPQAFAIINPKLPDCPYPFAHLAGVGVAYKLLMAIYSRRGIETDENTVKYMDLVALGTIADIVPLIGENRVFAHIGLQHLVDKKNLGLNALVQISGLNTKTMDASDIVFGIAPRINAAGRMGSASVAVELLISRDKERSLELAEIIEQQNSLRQQEDQKTFHEACDIIEKKYKDINTAPCIVISSDDWHPGVIGIVASKLVEKYSRPVVMISFKEGFGSGSGRSVADFDLFSALRAIGHNLHSFGGHKYAVGFTILQEYIDRFENELARYVSEHLQISQINLPLEIDREIELYDISNFLLDWIERFAPFGPENHRPLLVTRGVLVASYPYTVGRNHLKLKVVKDGVVLDLIGYNLGDHLSLLKKNARLDIAYTLEYNRFGNKTSIQGKLRDIHLLK; translated from the coding sequence ATGCAGAAGGAATGGCTGCTGCAGGGGGAGTTTTCCCCAGAGCAACGGCAGCAGATCAAGGCCCTCACAGAGCGGCTGAAGTGTCCGCGGCTGGTGGCCGAGCTTCTTTTCCGCAAAGGGCTTGACACGCCGGATCAGATCGAGGATTTCTTCCAACCCCAGCTGGGTCATCAGCATGATCCTTTTCTCTTTCCGGACATGGGCAAGGCCGTGGACCGCATCCTGAGCGCGATCGACCGGGGTGAAAGGATCACCATCTACGGGGATTACGACGTGGACGGAACCACCGCCACCACCTTGCTCTATCTGGGTTTACAGCGTTTGGGCGCGCTGATCGATTTCTACATCCCGCACCGCATGATCGACGGCTACGGCCTTTCCCTGGGCAGTCTCGACCAGATCAAGGAAAGCGGCACCGGGCTGATCATCAGCGTGGATTGCGGCGTGAATGCCCTCGACGAGATCGAAGCCATTAACGCCCGCGGGATGGAGATCATCATCACCGATCACCACAATCCCAAGGAAGAGCTGCCCCAGGCCTTTGCCATCATCAATCCCAAGCTTCCGGACTGCCCCTATCCCTTTGCCCATCTGGCCGGAGTTGGCGTGGCCTACAAACTGCTGATGGCCATCTACAGCCGCCGGGGCATCGAAACCGACGAAAACACGGTGAAATACATGGACCTCGTGGCCTTGGGCACCATCGCGGACATCGTTCCCCTCATCGGCGAGAACCGCGTTTTCGCCCACATTGGCCTCCAGCACCTGGTGGACAAGAAAAACCTGGGCCTCAACGCTTTGGTGCAGATCTCCGGCCTGAACACCAAGACCATGGACGCCTCGGACATCGTGTTCGGCATCGCGCCGCGGATCAACGCCGCGGGCAGGATGGGCTCGGCTTCCGTGGCGGTGGAACTGCTGATCTCGCGGGACAAGGAGCGCAGCCTGGAACTGGCCGAGATCATTGAACAGCAGAATTCCCTGCGCCAGCAGGAGGACCAGAAAACCTTCCATGAAGCCTGCGACATCATCGAAAAGAAATACAAAGACATCAACACCGCGCCCTGCATCGTGATCTCCTCCGACGACTGGCATCCAGGCGTGATCGGCATCGTGGCCTCCAAGCTGGTGGAAAAGTACTCCCGCCCGGTGGTGATGATCTCCTTCAAGGAAGGCTTCGGCAGCGGCTCCGGACGCAGTGTGGCGGATTTTGACCTCTTCAGCGCCCTGCGGGCCATCGGCCACAATCTGCACAGCTTCGGCGGCCACAAATACGCCGTGGGCTTCACCATCCTCCAGGAATACATCGACCGCTTTGAAAACGAACTTGCCCGCTATGTCTCGGAGCATTTGCAGATCAGCCAGATCAACCTGCCTCTGGAGATCGACCGTGAGATCGAACTTTACGACATCAGCAACTTTCTGCTGGACTGGATCGAGCGTTTCGCGCCCTTCGGCCCGGAAAACCACCGTCCGCTGCTGGTTACGCGCGGCGTGCTGGTGGCCAGCTATCCCTACACCGTGGGCCGCAACCACCTGAAACTGAAGGTGGTCAAGGACGGTGTGGTGCTGGACCTGATCGGCTACAACCTCGGTGACCACCTCAGCCTGCTGAAAAAGAACGCGCGGCTGGATATCGCCTACACCCTGGAATACAACCGCTTTGGCAACAAAACCAGCATCCAGGGCAAGTTGCGCGACATCCATCTGCTGAAATAG
- a CDS encoding choice-of-anchor J domain-containing protein translates to MSRKMLVLGALLIMCALLAGLQPQTELGRSITTFPYFQDFEGTPFPPNEWLVYEQSGISASWSANTTYNHTDPGTFSLMHLAGDPLDGDDGWLVIPNVVIPATGGWTLSFWSYNADPQLYQNNVNYNQVLVSTTTPDPDTGNYSGIWTPFTVAENWHFNQVDLSPYLNQTIHIAFRYVGTAAHSWYLDDVRIEEHSGIHEFPWLENFESGIFPPYYWFYDDSDGSGLCWSWNTNQNHSPDGLCSAMHLAGDGNIIDYEEDYLISPAIQVPGLGYSLSFRALNMNLGYWGGNVVLVSTGSSDPDDGQFVDLTYNPVPLGDDWYHYEFDLSPWAYQTIYIAFLYFDGVENAHEWYLDDVQISQYEGIGGFPWCENFEFSEFPPSLWSSYDLDGVDGSWFLASWEACSDGGVNSACHWYCLDQPVQDGWLVSPLLQLPAESAIEFSFWGKNTLYDVYGAPNSVWLSEGSPDPDDGDYVQVWTDTDGYDFWDQKSVILNDWAGSEVYLAFRVQSQSHEWYVDNVMLQVAGNDITGPTISHYPMLNTLRSDIPCALYAYVEDQAGVAYLGAYYQINQAGDWIWQGGTDLGGRDRSGRGQLDGGDPGPTAWNRDILRVGGVRLPQQSHLFPGLHFLGERPRLALLRQPGPNRLGRLE, encoded by the coding sequence ATGAGCAGAAAGATGCTTGTCCTCGGAGCGTTACTTATCATGTGCGCGCTGCTGGCGGGTTTGCAACCCCAAACAGAGCTTGGCAGGTCCATAACCACTTTTCCCTATTTCCAAGATTTTGAAGGGACTCCCTTCCCGCCCAATGAATGGCTGGTATACGAGCAGAGCGGGATTAGCGCCAGTTGGAGCGCCAACACCACCTACAATCATACCGATCCGGGTACGTTCTCCTTGATGCATCTGGCCGGAGATCCCCTGGATGGAGATGACGGCTGGCTGGTGATCCCGAACGTGGTCATCCCCGCCACCGGGGGCTGGACCCTGTCTTTTTGGTCTTACAACGCGGATCCCCAGCTTTACCAGAACAATGTGAACTACAACCAGGTGCTGGTCTCCACCACCACACCGGACCCCGACACGGGCAATTACTCCGGCATCTGGACGCCGTTTACGGTGGCCGAGAACTGGCATTTCAACCAGGTGGATCTCAGTCCCTATCTAAACCAGACCATCCACATCGCCTTCCGCTATGTGGGCACCGCTGCTCACAGCTGGTATCTGGACGATGTCCGCATCGAAGAGCATTCGGGAATACACGAGTTTCCCTGGCTGGAGAATTTCGAAAGCGGGATCTTTCCGCCTTACTATTGGTTTTACGATGATTCCGACGGCAGTGGCCTGTGCTGGTCCTGGAACACGAACCAGAACCACAGCCCTGACGGATTGTGCTCCGCCATGCATCTGGCCGGCGACGGCAACATTATTGATTATGAGGAGGACTACTTGATATCGCCGGCGATCCAAGTTCCTGGGCTGGGATATTCCCTGTCCTTCAGGGCCCTGAATATGAACCTTGGATATTGGGGTGGCAATGTTGTACTGGTTTCAACAGGTTCCAGCGATCCTGATGATGGTCAGTTCGTAGATTTGACCTACAACCCGGTCCCGCTCGGTGATGATTGGTATCACTACGAATTCGACCTTTCCCCTTGGGCATACCAGACCATATACATCGCCTTTCTGTACTTCGACGGCGTTGAAAACGCCCACGAGTGGTATCTGGATGATGTTCAGATCAGCCAATACGAAGGGATCGGCGGCTTTCCCTGGTGCGAAAACTTCGAGTTTTCCGAATTTCCGCCCTCGCTGTGGTCTTCTTACGATCTCGACGGAGTGGACGGTTCCTGGTTTCTGGCTTCATGGGAGGCCTGCAGCGACGGGGGCGTGAATTCCGCCTGCCACTGGTATTGCCTGGACCAGCCCGTCCAGGATGGCTGGCTGGTCTCACCGCTGCTGCAATTGCCGGCGGAGAGCGCGATCGAGTTTTCTTTCTGGGGCAAGAACACCCTCTATGACGTGTATGGGGCCCCCAACAGCGTGTGGCTGTCGGAAGGTTCTCCGGATCCCGATGATGGCGATTACGTCCAAGTCTGGACCGACACAGACGGTTACGATTTCTGGGACCAGAAGAGCGTGATTCTGAACGACTGGGCCGGAAGCGAGGTCTATCTTGCCTTCCGGGTGCAAAGCCAGAGCCACGAATGGTACGTGGACAACGTGATGCTCCAGGTCGCCGGGAACGACATCACCGGTCCGACAATATCGCATTATCCAATGCTCAACACCCTGCGAAGCGATATCCCCTGCGCCCTCTACGCCTATGTGGAAGACCAGGCCGGGGTTGCTTACCTGGGTGCGTACTACCAGATCAACCAGGCCGGGGACTGGATCTGGCAGGGCGGGACCGATCTGGGCGGGCGGGACCGATCTGGGCGGGGGCAATTGGATGGCGGAGATCCCGGCCCAACAGCTTGGAACAGAGATATCCTACGTGTTGGTGGCGTCAGACTTCCTCAACAATCTCACCTATTCCCAGGGTTACACTTTCTGGGTGAACGACCCCGTCTGGCTCTACTACGACAGCCTGGGCCAAACCGGCTGGGCCGGCTGGAATGA
- a CDS encoding histidinol-phosphate aminotransferase family protein, which yields MPGLFRADLADKVPSLINVPVKRRMMCLNESCLDPYQAIKEKFLARMEGVHLNRYLSDVTEELHSKLADYAGFGLERGNLLWGNGADDILYHIFLAARENDASFAVSLAPSYFDYKTFCGMVGLGIRFVELNADFSFDTEAYLKLASRPDCRLAILCNPNNPSGNLYAPEQLRNIVEALPDKPVLIDETYFEFSGATFAGELERHPNLILVRSFSKAFSGAGLRFGYAISSGENIYSLRKVLTTFHTSILNQAFALTILENKEIFLNQVKEIKSARSAMYLKMREIPGLTVHPSATNFLTFSAGEGTSGLFSYLQDREIAVRDVGLHRRLKNHLRVTVSCAEDNAAFLEAVAVGTGLSTNYTN from the coding sequence ATGCCAGGATTATTCCGTGCCGATCTGGCCGATAAGGTGCCGTCCCTGATCAATGTTCCTGTGAAGCGCCGGATGATGTGTTTGAACGAGAGTTGCCTGGACCCCTATCAGGCCATCAAAGAGAAGTTTCTGGCGCGGATGGAGGGTGTTCACCTGAACCGTTATCTTTCCGACGTTACGGAAGAGCTGCACTCCAAACTGGCTGACTACGCGGGTTTCGGATTGGAGAGGGGCAATCTGCTCTGGGGCAACGGCGCGGACGACATTTTGTATCACATCTTCCTGGCCGCGCGGGAAAATGACGCGTCCTTCGCGGTGAGCCTGGCGCCGTCATATTTTGACTACAAGACCTTTTGCGGCATGGTGGGGCTGGGGATCAGGTTCGTGGAACTCAACGCGGACTTCAGCTTCGACACGGAGGCCTATCTGAAGCTGGCCTCGCGTCCGGACTGTCGTCTGGCCATTCTGTGCAATCCCAACAATCCCAGCGGCAACCTCTACGCCCCCGAACAGCTGAGAAACATTGTGGAAGCTCTGCCGGACAAGCCGGTGCTGATCGACGAAACCTATTTCGAGTTTTCCGGAGCCACCTTCGCCGGAGAACTGGAGCGCCATCCGAACCTCATCCTGGTTCGCTCATTCTCCAAAGCCTTTTCCGGGGCCGGCCTGCGCTTTGGCTACGCGATTTCTTCCGGGGAAAACATTTACAGCCTCCGCAAAGTGCTCACCACCTTCCACACCAGCATCCTCAACCAAGCCTTCGCGCTCACCATTCTGGAGAACAAAGAGATTTTCCTGAACCAGGTGAAGGAGATCAAATCCGCCCGGTCTGCCATGTATCTGAAAATGAGGGAGATACCCGGATTGACAGTGCATCCCTCGGCCACCAATTTCCTCACTTTCTCGGCGGGGGAGGGAACGTCCGGGTTGTTCTCGTATCTGCAGGACAGGGAGATAGCGGTCCGGGATGTGGGGTTGCACCGGCGCTTGAAAAACCACCTGCGGGTGACTGTGAGCTGCGCGGAGGACAACGCGGCTTTTCTGGAGGCTGTGGCAGTGGGGACGGGTTTGTCCACGAATTACACCAATTGA